The following are encoded in a window of Plectropomus leopardus isolate mb chromosome 23, YSFRI_Pleo_2.0, whole genome shotgun sequence genomic DNA:
- the efs gene encoding embryonal Fyn-associated substrate, with the protein MSVSTVLAKALFDNTAESPEELAFRKGDILMVLEQEQSGGPGWWLCSLHGRQGIAPANRLRLLQTAPPPGSDPRRGAAEDSVYLSPVPPLARTAVSSSAEDIDGVYRSPPSAGEGRGAGSRPGELRRVEGGRPRSHSSSGTRPRPDWDLGVAGRPRSPSLRGRGTEMTGQLYQSPVSPMPSAAQHARQPGALMASESVYLAPTGVPRAADEPEDTTYLVPRETLTSGHSDDCYLVPKGTPLAGDDVYQSPTGGIVGTVCSNGSPVTPQPKVSEATPGMYQTPTPVGSSLHRTSATVLAHQHPSQISPVQASPRPLLKGVSPNVAVARGKPGLACHRGSPLLVRAGQVRVPGSPNFARKPPPPAPPVRGVTRKDAAPSSADSNSVPKPTAQGANASLQQEEDKQKGVTQSNEERMNNGLEKSNNVQNKKGENQDYSDAIEDQVYDTPPSGRWQRPVPSSLGDDDDGIYDTPRSLPPQADSETEVYDVPTINLSMSTSDVQPDEVDDDVYSVPTLPGVPLAPGESTIGLSGEDAGKIGQVYLVPGPEKRASGGSHNRDSSEPDCGIYDMPALTAEVLPHSLSSSSTSTRRLSVSSNGSGDVQWRASLSSLVHSVLSTASCPASTLSSRELATSLAEILSTWKASHSDDPPPPLQQAWARLSDLLPALSAIGNAPPSEGLLTLVQRSLEESALLLQAQGRPRLPSQDSLSRRPLPALPVPDGKSSGGGMGSRKGSWIQERPLPPTPQPAFPLPPTLSTVTLTVGPVDGEDDPSNEYAGIGLTPIPAPVPTGDSVGYVKLQGKPDPLPDVLAENGHTLTITAEPTLTPSPPLPVSLSLEDSELLSFYSSQSLAHLSCLADAIDVLFSSVQGNQPPRIFVARGKSLIVTAHKLVFIGDTLSRLLTSADLRAKITTSGGRLCQALKSVVVATKGAAQNYPSVSATQEMVDRVAELSQQAAGFSTLLQRLAEISS; encoded by the exons ACGGTATTGGCAAAGGCGCTGTTCGACAACACGGCTGAGAGCCCGGAGGAGCTGGCTTTCCGGAAGGGCGACATCCTGATGGTTCTTGAACAGGAGCAGAGCGGCGGGCCGGGCTGGTGGCTCTGCTCCCTGCATGGCAGACAGGGCATTGCCCCTGCGAACCGCCTTCGACTCCTCCAAACTGCCCCACCTCCAGGCTCAGACCCCCGTCGTGGCGCCGCTGAGGACTCCGTCTACCTGTCACCAGTCCCTCCACTTGCCCGGACTGCAGTCAGCAGCAGTGCAGAGGACATAGACGGAGTGTATCGCTCCCCGCCAAGCGCGGGTGAAGGACGAGGAGCTGGCTCGAGGCCGGGGGAGCTCCGCAGAGTCGAGGGTGGGCGCCCGCGTTCGCACTCTAGCTCTGGCACTCGGCCCAGACCTGACTGGGATTTAGGGGTGGCGGGGCGTCCGCGGTCACCTTCTTTGAGGGGGCGAGGCACAGAAATGACAGGACAACTTTATCAGAGTCCAGTAAGTCCCATGCCTTCAGCAGCTCAGCATGCCAGACAACCTGGAGCTCTCATGGCTTCGGAGTCCGTGTATCTCGCCCCCACTGGAGTCCCACGGGCAGCCGATGAACCAGAGGACACTACATATCTTGTTCCAAGAGAGACACTAACATCAGGACACTCTGACGACTGTTACTTGGTGCCCAAAGGTACACCGCTTGCAGGTGACGATGTTTACCAGTCCCCAACAGGAGGAATTGTGGGCACTGTCTGCTCTAATGGCTCACCCGTTACCCCTCAGCCGAAAGTGAGCGAGGCAACACCCGGGATGTACCAAACACCCACCCCTGTGGGATCAAGCCTTCACAGGACTTCAGCTACAGTTTTGGCCCACCAGCACCCATCTCAGATATCCCCTGTCCAAGCGTCTCCCAGACCTCTTCTCAAGGGAGTTTCACCCAACGTTGCCGTTGCACGGGGCAAACCCGGCCTGGCCTGTCACCGTGGGTCTCCTTTGCTAGTCAGAGCAGGGCAGGTCAGGGTTCCCGGGTCACCGAATTTTGCCCGTAAACCTCCTCCACCAGCACCTCCAGTGAGGGGAGTCACCAGGAAAGATGCAGCACCGTCATCCGCTGATTCTAACTCTGTCCCCAAACCCACCGCTCAGGGCGCTAACGCAAGCCTGCAGCAAGAGGAGGACAAACAGAAGGGGGTCACTCAGAGTAATGAGGAAAGGATGAATAATGGCctagaaaaaagcaacaatgtgcagaacaaaaagggagaaaatcAGGATTACTCGGATGCTATTGAGGACCAG GTGTATGATACTCCTCCCAGTGGCAGGTGGCAGCGTCCAGTCCCTTCTTCGCTTGGTGATGACGATGACGGCATCTATGACACCCCTCGCAGTCTCCCACCTCAAGCTGATTCTGAGACAGAG GTCTATGATGTCCCCACCATCAATCTCAGCATGTCCACATCAGACGTCCAGCCTGATGAAGTTGATGATGATGTATACAGCGTCCCCACACTTCCAGGTGTGCCTCTGGCTCCGGGAGAGTCCACCATCGGCCTCTCTGGCGAGGATGCCGGCAAGATTGGACAGGTCTACCTTGTCCCCGGACCTGAGAAACGAGCCAGCGGCGGCAGTCATAACCGTGACTCCTCTGAGCCTGACTGTGGCATCTATGACATGCCTGCTTTGACTGCCGAGGTCCTCCCTCActctttgtcctcctcctccacctccactcGCCGCCTCTCTGTTTCCAGTAACGGCTCAGGTGACGTGCAGTGGAGAGCCTCACTTTCCAGCCTCGTCCACTCTGTGCTGAGCACGGCGTCCTGCCCGGCCTCCACCCTGTCGTCACGGGAACTGGCGACCTCGTTGGCTGAAATCCTGTCGACCTGGAAAGCCAGTCATTCAGATGATCCTCCGCCGCCTCTTCAGCAGGCATGGGCTCGGCTATCAGACCTTCTGCCAGCGTTATCCGCCATTGGCAACGCTCCGCCATCTGAAGGGCTGTTGACGCTGGTCCAGCGCTCCCTAGAGGAAAGCGccctcctcctgcaggctcAGGGCCGACCACGTTTGCCTTCCCAAGATTCCCTGTCCCGCAGGCCATTGCCTGCGCTCCCAGTGCCTGATGGGAAGTCATCAGGAGGCGGGATGGGCTCTCGTAAAGGTAGCTGGATCCAGGAGAGGCCCCTGCCCCCGACCCCTCAGCCTGCGTTCCCGTTACCGCCCACTCTGTCCACTGTGACTCTGACAGTGGGCCCTGTCGATGGAGAGGATGACCCCAGCAATGAGTACGCGGGGATCGGCTTGACTCCCATCCCTGCGCCCGTCCCAACGGGAGACAGCGTTGGATACGTCAAGCTGCAG GGTAAACCTGATCCACTTCCTGATGTCCTGGCTGAGAACGGACACACACTAACCATCACTGCAGAACCCACG CTGACCCCATCTCCTCCACTTCCTGTGTCCCTCTCCCTGGAGGACTCGGAGCTGTTGTCCTTTTACTCGTCTCAGAGCCTTGCTCACCTCTCCTGCCTGGCAGACGCCATCGACGTGCTCTTCAGCAGCGTTCAGGGTAACCAACCGCCACGCATCTTCGTCGCCAGAGGAAAGAGTCTCATTGTGACGGCACACAAACTGGTGTTCATTGGGGACACGCTCTCCCGCCTTCTTACTTCTGCTGACCTTCGCGCCAAg ATCACAACCTCAGGGGGACGACTCTGCCAGGCCTTAAAGTCGGTTGTCGTGGCAACAAAGGGTGCTGCCCAGAACTACCCGTCGGTATCCGCCACCCAGGAGATGGTGGACCGCGTCGCGGAGCTCTCCCAGCAGGCGGCCGGCTTCTCCACTCTGCTCCAGCGCCTGGCGGAAATATCTTCATGA